A window of Spiroplasma syrphidicola EA-1 contains these coding sequences:
- a CDS encoding formate/nitrite transporter family protein encodes MSNTQETKGEQPSNKLVIESDHFTNEQTFTEIYKYTLKKAKNSFFKTFLMGLAAGLFIGFGYIASIMATRGDWSNLPVGLKSFVFGITFTVAIVMIIFLGGELFTSNSMICLAVVKRQVSVHRFVLNLTFVLLGNILGCAILAIITYFAGFLKSADFLNNTVGMIESKLDHTWYENFASAILCNFLVAGSVYAAHSTKNTAGKFFLVVIIIMAFAISGFSHVVANCYLWAIQPFLGIYGNSAGSWQNFLKFGYTIQLPTLFGNFLSGGIFLPFLYYFIFRKDIPAKITL; translated from the coding sequence ATGAGTAATACACAAGAAACGAAAGGGGAACAGCCCTCAAATAAATTAGTGATTGAATCTGATCATTTTACAAATGAACAGACTTTTACTGAAATATATAAATATACTTTAAAGAAAGCAAAAAATTCATTTTTTAAAACATTTTTAATGGGATTAGCTGCTGGATTATTTATTGGCTTTGGTTACATTGCCTCAATTATGGCAACAAGAGGTGATTGAAGTAACTTACCAGTCGGATTGAAAAGCTTTGTGTTTGGAATTACTTTTACCGTTGCAATTGTTATGATTATTTTTCTTGGTGGTGAATTATTTACTTCCAATTCAATGATTTGTTTAGCCGTTGTAAAACGTCAAGTTTCAGTTCATCGCTTTGTATTAAACTTAACATTTGTTTTATTAGGAAATATTTTGGGATGTGCAATCTTGGCAATTATTACTTATTTTGCTGGATTTTTAAAAAGTGCTGATTTTTTAAATAACACAGTTGGAATGATTGAATCAAAACTGGACCATACTTGATATGAAAATTTTGCTAGTGCAATTTTATGTAATTTTTTAGTCGCCGGATCAGTATACGCTGCTCATTCAACTAAAAATACTGCAGGAAAATTCTTTCTAGTTGTTATTATCATTATGGCATTTGCAATTTCAGGATTTTCGCACGTTGTTGCTAATTGTTATTTATGAGCAATTCAACCATTTTTAGGTATTTATGGTAATAGTGCTGGTAGTTGACAAAACTTCTTAAAGTTTGGCTATACAATACAATTACCAACTCTATTTGGAAATTTCTTAAGTGGGGGAATCTTTTTACCATTTTTATACTACTTTATTTTTCGAAAAGACATTCCAGCTAAAATTACATTATAA
- the rpmG gene encoding 50S ribosomal protein L33 yields the protein MREGVILRCDNCKEENYIAKRDKKKQQEKLEVKKHCSKCNAHTLHKEKK from the coding sequence ATGCGTGAAGGAGTAATTTTACGTTGCGATAATTGTAAAGAAGAAAACTACATTGCAAAGCGTGATAAGAAAAAACAACAAGAAAAACTTGAAGTTAAAAAACATTGTTCAAAATGTAATGCACATACATTACACAAAGAAAAAAAATAA
- a CDS encoding heavy-metal-associated domain-containing protein, which yields MMTLKLYVPELNCSSCANAIEKKLQKIVAIKLLIGVATKTVTITFNPNEISKDDILAKMKKTGFDYDELSAEMV from the coding sequence ATGATGACATTAAAACTTTATGTTCCCGAATTAAATTGTAGTAGTTGTGCTAATGCAATTGAAAAAAAATTACAAAAAATAGTTGCGATTAAATTACTAATTGGGGTGGCAACAAAAACAGTTACAATAACTTTTAATCCCAATGAAATTAGTAAAGATGATATTTTGGCAAAAATGAAAAAAACTGGTTTTGATTATGATGAATTATCAGCAGAAATGGTTTAA
- a CDS encoding heavy metal translocating P-type ATPase: MANQQKRKWSKRQIRNTYELVLAICCDLPLLLAMIPGLNVLHNQWLQLGLTTVIMFYCGRNYYLNMYREIFKWHSIGMNTLIGIGTLIAYGYSIYIIASASAYMLLFEVAGTIITMMLIGNLINTSVQQKVTVGIKDVVSLQAQSANLVDENNNITVVNTRLVKLNNLLLVKKGEQVPVDGVITLGVSYLNEAMLTGESAIVTKKVGDHVIGGTINMGEPFYFKAQKVGADTVLANILQKVDEIQSQKPRMQQIADRIAKWFTPFILLIALATFLAQYFYFNPANLPKGINIAITVIVISCPCALGLATPLAVAVGFGKAIKEGIIFNNTSAFEKINKIDAIAFDKTGTITTGVLTVEKIIGSVENYRFIYQLEKLSAHPIAKSIIAFFGEKSFPDLKFTNFTEQPGKGLTGEYQNKEYQLLEYSHAVEMQYPNIVKNEVALLKHPNATLVALTINKTITNIIILTDQIRSDAQVTISKFKKQGIELHMISGDNLTSVKITADALGIPNYHGQVDPMLKAQIVKTIQDSGKVTAYVGDGINDLVALQQADFAIAMGEENAGAVNGSDITIIRPSIFNIYKAFVLTKLTRKIIWTNFFWAFSYNLITIPLAMVGIIPPILGAVVMGFSQLVVLLNSLAFNQIKLKFK, encoded by the coding sequence ATGGCTAACCAACAAAAGCGAAAATGATCAAAACGCCAAATTAGAAATACCTATGAATTAGTTCTGGCAATTTGCTGTGATTTACCATTATTATTGGCAATGATTCCAGGGTTAAACGTACTACATAATCAATGATTACAATTAGGGTTAACAACAGTTATCATGTTTTATTGTGGTCGCAATTATTACCTTAATATGTATCGGGAAATTTTTAAATGACATTCAATTGGGATGAATACCTTAATTGGAATAGGGACCTTAATAGCCTATGGGTATAGCATTTATATTATTGCTAGCGCTAGTGCTTATATGTTGTTGTTTGAAGTTGCTGGAACTATTATCACAATGATGCTAATTGGTAATTTAATTAATACTAGTGTGCAACAAAAAGTAACGGTGGGGATTAAAGATGTTGTTTCCTTGCAGGCCCAAAGCGCAAACCTTGTTGATGAAAATAATAATATTACCGTAGTTAATACCCGCCTTGTTAAACTTAATAACTTATTACTAGTTAAAAAAGGCGAGCAAGTACCAGTTGATGGCGTAATCACGTTGGGTGTTAGTTATCTTAATGAAGCAATGCTAACAGGGGAGAGCGCAATTGTGACAAAAAAAGTTGGTGATCATGTTATTGGCGGGACCATTAATATGGGTGAACCCTTTTATTTCAAAGCGCAGAAAGTTGGGGCCGACACTGTCTTAGCTAATATTTTACAAAAAGTTGATGAAATTCAAAGTCAAAAACCAAGAATGCAACAAATTGCTGATCGAATTGCGAAATGATTTACACCTTTTATTTTATTAATAGCCTTGGCTACTTTTTTAGCCCAGTATTTTTATTTTAATCCCGCAAATTTACCAAAGGGGATTAACATTGCAATTACAGTTATTGTTATTAGTTGCCCATGTGCTTTAGGATTAGCAACCCCCTTAGCAGTAGCTGTTGGTTTTGGGAAAGCAATTAAAGAGGGAATCATTTTTAATAACACGAGTGCTTTTGAAAAAATTAATAAAATTGATGCAATTGCGTTTGATAAAACAGGAACAATTACAACAGGAGTCTTAACAGTTGAAAAAATTATTGGTTCTGTAGAGAATTATCGTTTTATTTATCAATTAGAAAAACTATCTGCCCACCCAATTGCTAAAAGCATTATCGCTTTTTTTGGTGAAAAGAGTTTTCCTGATCTTAAATTTACAAATTTTACCGAACAACCTGGAAAGGGTCTAACAGGAGAATATCAAAATAAAGAATATCAATTATTAGAATATTCCCATGCTGTTGAAATGCAATATCCTAATATTGTTAAAAACGAAGTAGCGTTATTAAAACATCCTAATGCAACATTAGTTGCTTTAACTATTAACAAAACAATCACTAACATAATTATTTTAACTGATCAAATTCGTAGTGATGCCCAAGTAACAATTAGTAAATTTAAAAAACAAGGAATTGAATTACATATGATTAGTGGGGATAATCTAACCAGTGTTAAAATAACAGCGGATGCTTTAGGTATTCCAAATTATCATGGCCAAGTTGACCCAATGTTAAAAGCGCAAATAGTTAAAACAATTCAAGATAGTGGGAAAGTGACAGCTTATGTTGGGGATGGAATTAATGACTTAGTAGCATTACAACAAGCAGATTTTGCCATTGCGATGGGAGAAGAAAATGCTGGGGCTGTTAATGGTAGTGACATTACAATAATTCGACCAAGTATTTTTAATATTTACAAAGCTTTTGTTTTGACAAAATTAACAAGAAAGATTATTTGAACAAACTTTTTTTGGGCTTTTAGTTATAACTTAATTACAATTCCGTTAGCTATGGTTGGGATTATTCCACCAATTTTGGGGGCTGTTGTAATGGGCTTTAGCCAATTAGTAGTGTTATTAAATTCATTGGCATTTAATCAAATTAAACTAAAATTTAAGTAA
- the pnuC gene encoding nicotinamide riboside transporter PnuC: MEQKNKQWFTITRPINFLGVKTIIQDIKELPKIYKILLIIVGGVVTFLSFFDFNHLINSTTSPSFFTITNVLSTPKVYLGNMPKWVDAILYCLSGLASFTGILNVFLISLGKMSTYFWGLINAIIFGLFAFDFGYTGTAQLNLFFYVPFQFLGWYSWQRTLVYGQTSSVQARKTTWWIIAPLALGACAILTVPWYYEIPAFHYAIVQSEYAYVNQFLPHLFDSLVNSFAIIACLLMFLRIKEQWILWIILNLLQFSMFSGLTSLIAHQPVIININILIQTIFFIGNSVIGLIAWNNKTKQKIIPTL; this comes from the coding sequence ATGGAACAAAAAAATAAACAATGATTTACTATTACTAGGCCAATTAATTTTTTAGGAGTAAAAACAATAATTCAAGATATTAAAGAGTTACCCAAAATTTACAAAATTTTATTAATTATTGTTGGTGGAGTTGTAACATTTTTATCTTTTTTTGATTTTAACCATTTAATTAATAGTACAACTAGTCCTTCTTTTTTTACAATTACAAATGTATTAAGTACTCCAAAAGTTTATTTAGGAAATATGCCTAAATGAGTTGATGCCATATTATACTGTTTAAGTGGTTTAGCTAGCTTTACTGGTATCTTAAATGTTTTTTTAATTAGTTTAGGTAAGATGAGTACTTATTTTTGGGGGTTAATAAATGCAATTATTTTTGGCCTGTTTGCATTTGATTTTGGCTATACTGGAACTGCGCAACTAAATCTTTTCTTTTATGTTCCTTTTCAGTTTTTAGGATGGTATTCTTGACAACGTACTCTTGTTTATGGCCAAACATCATCCGTTCAAGCAAGAAAGACAACATGATGAATTATTGCTCCGTTAGCCCTAGGGGCTTGTGCAATTTTGACAGTGCCATGGTACTATGAAATTCCAGCTTTTCATTACGCAATTGTCCAATCAGAATATGCGTACGTAAATCAATTTTTACCTCACCTTTTTGATAGTTTAGTAAATAGTTTTGCTATTATTGCTTGCTTGCTAATGTTCTTACGGATCAAAGAACAATGAATTTTATGAATTATTTTAAATCTTTTACAATTTTCAATGTTTTCAGGGTTAACTAGTTTAATTGCTCATCAACCAGTCATAATTAATATTAATATTTTAATACAAACAATATTTTTTATTGGTAATTCGGTGATTGGTTTAATAGCATGAAATAATAAAACAAAACAAAAAATAATTCCTACATTATAG